A single genomic interval of uncultured Desulfobacter sp. harbors:
- a CDS encoding type II secretion system protein N, whose product MGLILLIGFQVYALINPIIDRPTAQLSSNSPKANYTQPQSTSNHVDPFKRNKVIEKVTRRNLFKVDVDGKNNKAPEPVSLNLEKTSLKLTLWGTVTGQKKEDGWAVIQDIKTKQQDLYRVDDKVQGATIKSILRNKVILTVNGKDQILEVDAEAPPHLGQKRRPSSRPFRPTPPQGHRPGQKAVEDMLNAASKSNQLFKTRPYVKNGEASGVMIYSIKTDSVARLLGLRNGDIIQAVNDVEIKDSQDFEDFEGSIEDQSDMTISILRRGKPKELVFSEQDNAYTINDVEQ is encoded by the coding sequence ATGGGGTTAATCCTACTGATAGGATTCCAGGTATATGCCCTGATCAATCCGATTATTGATAGACCAACGGCACAACTATCCTCAAATAGTCCAAAGGCAAACTATACCCAGCCACAATCAACATCTAATCATGTTGACCCGTTTAAACGAAATAAGGTCATCGAAAAAGTTACCCGGCGAAATCTTTTCAAGGTAGATGTAGACGGTAAAAACAACAAGGCACCTGAGCCTGTTAGTCTGAACCTTGAGAAAACCAGCCTGAAGCTGACCCTTTGGGGTACGGTAACAGGACAGAAAAAAGAAGATGGCTGGGCGGTAATACAGGATATTAAAACAAAACAGCAGGATCTTTACCGGGTCGATGATAAAGTCCAAGGTGCCACCATTAAATCCATATTGCGAAATAAGGTCATTTTAACCGTAAACGGTAAGGATCAGATTCTGGAAGTTGACGCAGAGGCGCCGCCCCATCTTGGTCAAAAACGCAGGCCTTCCAGCAGGCCTTTCAGGCCCACTCCCCCGCAGGGTCACAGGCCGGGCCAGAAGGCAGTCGAAGATATGTTAAATGCGGCATCAAAATCAAATCAATTGTTTAAAACCCGGCCCTATGTCAAAAATGGCGAAGCGTCAGGTGTAATGATTTACAGTATCAAAACAGACTCCGTGGCCCGACTGTTAGGTCTTCGAAACGGAGACATTATCCAGGCCGTCAACGATGTTGAAATTAAAGACAGTCAAGATTTTGAAGACTTTGAAGGCAGTATAGAGGACCAGTCAGATATGACCATTTCCATCCTTAGACGTGGAAAACCCAAAGAATTGGTTTTCAGTGAACAGGATAACGCGTATACCATCAACGATGTTGAACAGTGA
- a CDS encoding DNA topoisomerase I, whose amino-acid sequence MPEGNSTKRESVRKQLDEILVKEITALLDVDSNMALMSFNLATISCIIISVDREREIKAYADSPPERFNRKTFTSELVDIGLDQDDYLDNAISTVLGSGYITILSNGELKAEMPAFMMVGFLDSMFPGMQGLNLIAFILQMNDEVNSGRKSLDLAKQSFEKTLKTRGVSVTKDRAQERATEMVKGVHKTVTVQSKQILARLKKEKLNTLSQLIKSRRQRTDGYQKKVKIKNLFDKEPSPERIEAEKQKAGEDEKAALKTAELEKELAEKDKKIKEAEVVARKFAEQLKIIEEKEKAADEARAQATAAKKKVEALAAREQEMAEKEARLIALEEELKHREEASKEEAKAKERAEKQAEQTKVQDDIESRIADFERTLAMPCPLCGDGRIEEKTTDKGKVFYSCNQTDCRFVSWDKPYHFECPLCKNPYLIEFITPAGTPGLKCPRVSCAYSQDDLLAPVQHMAANSAPTAPPPKKKKLVRRVKRRR is encoded by the coding sequence ATGCCGGAGGGCAACAGCACCAAGCGTGAGTCTGTCAGGAAACAGTTGGATGAAATTTTAGTCAAGGAGATCACTGCTCTTCTTGATGTAGACTCCAATATGGCGCTGATGTCTTTCAACCTTGCCACCATCTCCTGCATCATCATCAGCGTGGATCGGGAACGTGAAATCAAGGCGTATGCAGACTCTCCTCCGGAACGTTTCAACCGCAAAACCTTTACATCTGAACTTGTGGATATCGGACTTGATCAGGATGATTATCTTGACAATGCCATATCAACCGTCCTGGGATCCGGATATATTACAATCCTTTCTAATGGTGAGTTGAAAGCAGAGATGCCTGCTTTTATGATGGTCGGTTTTTTAGACTCCATGTTTCCGGGCATGCAGGGCCTTAACCTGATTGCTTTTATTCTTCAAATGAATGACGAGGTTAATTCCGGCCGCAAAAGTCTTGACCTTGCAAAACAAAGTTTTGAAAAAACGCTTAAAACCCGTGGCGTTTCGGTGACCAAAGACCGCGCACAGGAACGGGCAACCGAAATGGTCAAAGGGGTTCACAAGACAGTCACTGTGCAGTCCAAACAAATTTTAGCCCGGTTGAAGAAGGAAAAGCTCAACACGTTGTCCCAGCTTATAAAATCCAGAAGACAGCGAACTGACGGCTATCAGAAAAAGGTCAAAATTAAAAATCTTTTTGACAAAGAGCCAAGCCCTGAGAGAATTGAGGCTGAAAAACAAAAAGCCGGGGAAGATGAAAAAGCAGCCCTCAAAACCGCAGAACTGGAAAAAGAATTAGCAGAAAAAGATAAGAAAATAAAAGAAGCTGAAGTTGTTGCACGAAAGTTTGCAGAACAGCTTAAAATTATAGAAGAAAAGGAAAAAGCTGCAGACGAGGCCCGAGCTCAAGCTACCGCTGCCAAGAAAAAAGTTGAAGCCCTTGCTGCAAGGGAACAGGAAATGGCTGAAAAAGAAGCCAGACTTATAGCACTTGAAGAAGAGTTAAAACATAGAGAAGAAGCGTCAAAAGAGGAAGCTAAAGCAAAAGAACGTGCAGAAAAACAAGCAGAACAAACAAAAGTCCAAGATGATATTGAATCCAGAATCGCCGATTTTGAGCGAACTCTGGCCATGCCCTGCCCTTTGTGCGGTGACGGCAGGATTGAAGAAAAGACCACGGATAAAGGAAAGGTTTTTTACTCCTGCAACCAAACGGATTGCCGGTTTGTATCCTGGGATAAACCCTATCATTTTGAATGTCCATTGTGTAAAAATCCTTATTTAATCGAATTCATCACACCGGCAGGCACCCCGGGACTTAAATGCCCAAGGGTGTCATGCGCCTATTCCCAGGACGACCTGCTGGCTCCCGTTCAGCATATGGCCGCAAATTCCGCCCCAACAGCACCTCCCCCAAAAAAGAAGAAGCTGGTCAGGCGCGTCAAACGACGGCGATGA
- a CDS encoding ParA family protein, with protein sequence MKNVLTISGLKGGTGKSTTALNLSASVALYGKKVLLVDCDPQASVSQWHKMNSKGIDHDLAQVLAGRIRIPDAVSGTDIDGLDILPAGFGLFSMSLKLTRRIDNEKLLRLVIDEIKHDYDLIILDAPSSCGYLSIAALTAADRFAAVVMPDEDWVSDFHSLIRIARYIRQSHNIPLGIAGILFNRCNSEKQMENRADPKVFEQIRPLIYKTMIPYDETLDKEQSFLSPLSLYDIKGQASQAYLAMAREIICAFNLK encoded by the coding sequence ATGAAAAATGTATTGACTATTTCAGGGCTGAAGGGCGGTACCGGCAAGAGCACCACAGCCCTTAATCTATCCGCTTCTGTGGCACTTTATGGTAAAAAAGTGCTGCTGGTTGACTGCGACCCCCAGGCAAGCGTGTCCCAATGGCATAAGATGAATTCAAAGGGTATCGATCATGACCTTGCACAGGTGCTGGCCGGCAGAATAAGAATTCCTGATGCCGTATCCGGAACTGATATTGATGGACTGGATATCCTGCCTGCCGGTTTTGGTCTTTTTTCCATGTCCCTTAAGCTTACCAGACGTATAGACAACGAAAAGCTTCTTCGTCTTGTTATTGATGAAATCAAGCATGATTACGACCTGATTATTCTTGATGCGCCTTCATCCTGCGGCTATCTGAGCATCGCCGCTTTGACGGCAGCAGACCGGTTTGCGGCAGTGGTCATGCCGGATGAAGACTGGGTCAGTGATTTCCATTCTCTGATTAGGATTGCCCGGTACATACGCCAATCCCACAATATACCGTTAGGCATTGCAGGTATACTGTTCAACAGATGCAACAGTGAAAAACAGATGGAAAATCGTGCGGACCCCAAAGTGTTTGAACAGATTCGTCCCCTGATATATAAAACCATGATCCCGTACGATGAAACACTTGACAAGGAACAATCCTTCCTTAGTCCGCTGTCTTTGTACGACATTAAAGGACAGGCTTCCCAGGCTTATCTTGCAATGGCCCGGGAGATTATCTGTGCATTCAATTTAAAATGA
- the xerD gene encoding site-specific tyrosine recombinase XerD, translating to MHELVDTYMDYLTIEKGLSANSITAYGTDLASYINYLSDNGIDDLGNADTTAVLGWLVYLTRQGLSAKSRARHLISIRGFYKYLTTEKLISANPLKDIDIPKTGRHLPGVISVNEVEALLNACDVTTPKGQRNLAMMEIMYGAGLRVSELVFLKVVDVNLDAGLVRVMGKGAKERIVPIGSKAKDAARLWLDQGRPKELKLLSSDFLFIARAGNPMTRQAFWKIIKKYALAAGIARPVSPHTLRHSFATHLIEGGADLRSVQTMLGHSDISTTQIYTHISRDYLIKMHHEFHPRK from the coding sequence ATGCATGAACTGGTAGATACATATATGGATTACCTGACAATAGAAAAGGGCCTTTCCGCCAACAGCATTACAGCCTATGGGACAGATTTGGCCTCATATATCAATTACCTGTCTGACAACGGGATTGATGACCTTGGCAATGCCGACACTACAGCCGTTCTTGGATGGCTGGTTTATCTCACCCGCCAGGGCCTGTCAGCCAAATCCAGGGCCAGGCACCTGATTTCCATCAGAGGGTTTTATAAGTACCTGACAACGGAGAAATTGATATCGGCCAATCCTTTAAAAGATATTGATATTCCTAAAACCGGCCGGCATCTGCCGGGTGTTATCTCCGTCAATGAGGTGGAAGCGCTTTTGAACGCCTGTGATGTCACAACACCTAAGGGGCAAAGAAATCTTGCCATGATGGAAATTATGTACGGGGCCGGGCTTCGGGTCTCAGAACTCGTATTTTTAAAAGTGGTTGACGTGAATCTGGACGCAGGTCTTGTCAGGGTCATGGGCAAGGGCGCCAAAGAGAGGATTGTGCCCATTGGTTCAAAAGCCAAAGACGCGGCAAGGCTATGGCTTGATCAGGGGCGTCCCAAGGAATTAAAGCTGCTGTCAAGTGACTTTCTGTTTATTGCAAGGGCAGGCAACCCCATGACCCGCCAGGCATTCTGGAAAATTATAAAAAAATATGCGCTTGCTGCCGGCATTGCCCGGCCTGTTTCCCCCCATACCCTGCGGCACTCCTTTGCCACCCACCTGATAGAGGGCGGGGCTGACTTGCGGTCGGTTCAGACCATGCTTGGCCATTCCGATATATCAACCACCCAGATTTATACCCATATTTCACGCGATTACCTGATTAAAATGCATCATGAATTTCATCCAAGAAAATAA
- the yidD gene encoding membrane protein insertion efficiency factor YidD encodes MIKFYQAHISGIDGNRCPMYPSCSQYCAQAIQKHGLGLGWIMACDRMLRCGRDEVRLAPHIRVNGRELLFDPVSANDFWWFSPKASTIENNLPKEKLYHSDPGRMSDLNSDQQK; translated from the coding sequence GTGATTAAATTTTATCAGGCGCACATATCCGGCATTGACGGCAATCGCTGCCCCATGTATCCGAGCTGCTCCCAGTATTGTGCTCAGGCCATCCAAAAACACGGATTGGGTTTAGGCTGGATTATGGCCTGCGACCGCATGCTAAGATGCGGCAGGGATGAGGTTCGCCTGGCTCCCCATATCAGGGTCAATGGGCGCGAATTACTATTTGACCCGGTCAGTGCCAATGATTTCTGGTGGTTTTCACCCAAAGCGTCTACCATTGAAAACAACTTACCCAAGGAAAAATTGTATCATTCAGATCCCGGCCGGATGTCGGATTTGAATTCGGATCAGCAAAAATGA
- the ribB gene encoding 3,4-dihydroxy-2-butanone-4-phosphate synthase has product MNQNPLQQFGNSQQRLQAGLEALRRGSGILVADDENRENEVDLIFGAHALKVNQMAMLIRECSGIVCLCLPQAKVSHLNLFPMVKNNTSQYQTAFTVSIEAAQGVTTGVSARDRLTTIQAAIAEDAVPEDLNCPGHIFPLQAKPGGVLERAGHTEATVDLMTLAGLPPYGVLCELTNPDGTMARLPKAAQFASENGFTMLTVEDIINYRLGGQSAKAS; this is encoded by the coding sequence ATGAATCAGAATCCTTTACAACAGTTTGGAAATTCCCAGCAGCGTTTACAGGCCGGACTTGAAGCCCTTCGCCGGGGCTCGGGCATTTTGGTGGCTGACGATGAAAATCGGGAAAATGAAGTGGACCTCATTTTTGGGGCACACGCCCTTAAAGTGAACCAGATGGCTATGCTTATCAGGGAATGCAGCGGAATTGTCTGTCTGTGTCTTCCCCAGGCAAAGGTGTCACACTTAAACCTTTTTCCAATGGTAAAAAACAACACAAGCCAATACCAGACTGCATTCACAGTATCCATTGAAGCGGCCCAAGGTGTCACCACGGGAGTTTCTGCCCGGGACCGCTTAACAACCATTCAGGCGGCTATTGCCGAAGATGCGGTCCCGGAAGACCTCAATTGCCCCGGCCATATTTTTCCGTTACAGGCAAAACCCGGGGGCGTCCTTGAACGCGCCGGCCATACCGAGGCCACAGTTGATCTGATGACCCTGGCGGGTTTGCCTCCATACGGGGTTTTGTGTGAACTTACAAATCCCGACGGAACCATGGCCAGACTCCCTAAAGCGGCACAATTTGCATCAGAAAACGGTTTTACAATGCTCACAGTAGAAGATATTATTAATTACAGGCTTGGGGGTCAAAGTGCTAAAGCATCATAA
- a CDS encoding GNAT family N-acetyltransferase: protein MAKATYWADSYVDKLCTAQQALKHIRPGQRVFIGSSCAEPQHLVKELSDISARFTDLEIVRLLSIENGPLTLIANTSHSQQFKIRSFYLGSCGPSIIKKNQRFITPANVSQIPYLFKSGLMPLNAALIQASPPDDFGWMSLGISVDINLSACETADIVICQINPKMPRVLGRSFIHVNDVDFIVKHEDPLLTIQPVPEHGCGNIIAKHISRLIEDGSTIQTSLSLTTEAIMTALSDKNDIGIHSQYLSDAAMHLFSIGVITNKKKGFNNGKLVAGAAVGSSLLYEFLDDNPSIEFYPSDYINNPGIIGRHNKMVTLNTAMAIDLTGQVAADALPLNNYTGINGLLDFTRGAAMSKGGKSILMMTSTMDHGKKSRIVPLLTEHAVVVPRGDVQFVATEYGLVNLFGKTLQERVMALVSIAHPDFRDELFSAAKDMGLIDSDRKFKQAIKGVYPLKYEETIVIKDIPITFRPAKPVDERFIQEHYYTLNRGDIVSRFFHEKKSFAYDQIETTYEIDYINDLTIVATIGELGFEKIIAVGEYFRNTIINMAEVAYSVSQEYQGMGIANILQKKLIQAAIDNGIKGLIAYTSPHNKAMINLFHKQPYKVTTEKNEDMLILSCLFSEPKIGDDDDGGKALGDAILSMG from the coding sequence ATGGCAAAAGCCACTTACTGGGCAGATTCCTATGTAGATAAACTTTGCACTGCCCAACAGGCCCTGAAACATATCCGGCCTGGTCAACGCGTATTTATAGGTTCATCCTGTGCTGAACCCCAGCATCTTGTCAAAGAGTTATCAGATATTTCCGCAAGATTCACCGACCTTGAAATTGTGCGTCTGCTCAGCATTGAAAATGGACCGCTGACGCTTATTGCGAATACGTCCCACTCCCAGCAGTTCAAAATCAGATCGTTTTATTTAGGATCCTGCGGTCCCAGCATTATCAAGAAAAATCAAAGATTTATTACGCCTGCAAACGTGTCCCAGATTCCGTACCTGTTCAAATCCGGGCTCATGCCGTTGAATGCGGCCCTGATCCAGGCCTCGCCGCCGGATGACTTTGGGTGGATGAGTCTTGGCATTTCCGTGGACATCAATCTTTCGGCCTGTGAAACCGCCGATATTGTCATATGCCAAATTAACCCCAAAATGCCCCGGGTTCTGGGCAGAAGCTTTATCCATGTCAATGATGTTGATTTTATTGTAAAACATGAGGACCCGCTTTTAACAATCCAGCCAGTTCCTGAACATGGGTGCGGCAATATCATTGCCAAACATATTTCACGTCTCATTGAAGACGGTTCAACCATCCAGACAAGTCTTAGCCTGACCACTGAGGCAATTATGACGGCCTTATCAGATAAAAATGATATTGGAATTCACTCACAATATTTGTCAGATGCAGCCATGCACCTTTTCTCCATTGGAGTGATTACGAATAAGAAAAAAGGATTTAATAACGGAAAGCTTGTAGCCGGCGCAGCCGTAGGTTCCTCCCTGCTCTATGAATTTCTTGACGATAACCCGTCCATTGAGTTTTACCCCTCAGATTATATCAACAATCCAGGTATTATCGGTCGCCACAATAAAATGGTAACCCTGAATACGGCTATGGCCATTGATCTTACCGGCCAAGTGGCTGCCGATGCCCTGCCGCTGAATAATTACACAGGAATCAATGGTCTGCTTGATTTCACCCGGGGGGCGGCCATGTCCAAAGGCGGAAAATCCATCCTCATGATGACATCCACCATGGATCACGGGAAAAAAAGCCGGATAGTGCCCCTTTTAACAGAACATGCCGTGGTGGTGCCAAGGGGCGATGTCCAATTTGTGGCAACGGAATACGGGCTGGTGAATCTTTTTGGCAAAACACTTCAGGAACGGGTCATGGCCCTGGTCTCCATTGCCCATCCGGATTTCAGGGATGAGCTGTTTAGCGCGGCCAAAGATATGGGTCTGATTGACAGTGACCGCAAATTTAAACAGGCTATTAAAGGCGTCTACCCGCTTAAATATGAAGAAACCATTGTTATAAAAGATATTCCCATTACATTCAGACCGGCAAAACCGGTGGATGAACGGTTTATCCAGGAACATTATTACACCCTGAATCGTGGCGATATCGTTTCCAGGTTCTTTCATGAGAAAAAAAGTTTTGCCTATGATCAAATTGAGACCACCTATGAAATTGATTATATTAATGACTTGACCATCGTGGCTACGATAGGCGAACTGGGATTTGAAAAAATTATTGCCGTGGGTGAGTATTTCAGAAACACCATCATTAATATGGCCGAAGTTGCCTATTCCGTATCACAAGAATACCAGGGCATGGGAATTGCTAATATCTTACAGAAAAAACTCATTCAAGCAGCCATTGACAACGGTATTAAGGGACTTATCGCCTATACGTCTCCACATAATAAAGCCAT
- a CDS encoding SUMF1/EgtB/PvdO family nonheme iron enzyme, producing MEEIDEDTEIEDVELDDDESLDEIEDIELDEDQELEEVDLDEDEDLEELDELDEEELKALEEFRNARELAEQFDDFLGEREKKFNAYILIPEGTYTIGTEKSLKSSLALQPFDMPKVYMGKYPVTNALFEIFIEQTGYVTTAERKGVGTVYHSRFKRQGGKVTWSKQAGSSIVKGACWYQPSGPGSTLYGKRNHPVVQISVDDAFAYAAWIGRRLPTEAEWEAAARTDMALKYPWGNQFDPGALNIESSGLADTSPVDDYDHAANVFGMVDMLGNVMEWTADTQPPPFATRKAQLFNVAKGGAWNAKDSVTISSRGLFPSDTTANIIGFRCISELFQ from the coding sequence TTGGAAGAAATTGATGAGGATACGGAAATAGAAGATGTTGAACTGGATGATGATGAGTCCCTTGACGAAATAGAAGACATAGAGCTTGATGAGGATCAGGAGTTAGAAGAAGTTGATTTAGATGAGGACGAGGACTTAGAAGAGCTTGACGAGCTTGATGAAGAAGAGCTCAAAGCCCTTGAAGAGTTTAGAAATGCCCGGGAGCTTGCCGAACAGTTTGATGATTTTTTGGGAGAGCGTGAAAAAAAATTCAATGCTTATATCCTTATCCCCGAAGGAACCTATACCATTGGCACGGAAAAATCCTTGAAATCCAGTCTGGCATTACAGCCTTTTGATATGCCGAAGGTGTATATGGGTAAATATCCGGTGACCAATGCTTTATTTGAAATTTTTATTGAACAGACCGGATATGTCACCACAGCGGAAAGAAAAGGGGTTGGAACGGTTTACCATTCCCGGTTTAAACGACAAGGGGGAAAAGTGACCTGGAGCAAACAGGCCGGGTCTTCCATTGTGAAAGGGGCCTGCTGGTACCAGCCGTCAGGCCCTGGCTCCACCCTTTACGGCAAAAGAAACCATCCCGTGGTTCAAATCAGTGTTGATGATGCCTTTGCCTATGCCGCCTGGATTGGTCGGCGTCTGCCCACGGAAGCCGAGTGGGAGGCTGCTGCCCGCACGGACATGGCTTTAAAATACCCCTGGGGCAATCAGTTTGATCCAGGCGCATTGAATATTGAATCTTCAGGCCTTGCAGATACCAGTCCAGTGGACGACTATGACCATGCTGCCAATGTTTTTGGTATGGTTGATATGCTGGGCAATGTCATGGAATGGACAGCCGACACCCAGCCACCTCCTTTTGCCACCCGTAAAGCCCAGTTATTCAATGTGGCCAAAGGCGGGGCCTGGAATGCCAAAGATTCTGTCACCATCAGTTCCCGGGGCCTGTTTCCTTCAGATACCACAGCCAACATCATCGGCTTTCGGTGTATTTCCGAACTATTTCAGTAA